The window TCTAACTCCCGAACAACAAGAACAACTGAAAGAAGTGGCAAAGTCGAAAGATATAAAAATTGTATCGTCCGGCGTTTGGACTTCTTCACGCGAAGAGTGGGAGAAAGTGTTTTCTTTTGCCAAAAACATGGAGATGGAATTTATAAGTGCAGAACCCTCTCGCGAGGATTGGGACGTTGTAGAAAACCTTGCGGGGAAATATGGCATAAAATTAGCTGCACATAACCATCCCAACGAAAACTCCTATTGGAAACCGGAGATTTTGTTGGATTATATCGGCAACCGGGGGACTTTGCTAGGATCAAGCGCTGATGTAGGTCATTTCAAGCGAATGGGAATCGATCCGGTACCGGCACTACAACAACTCCAGGGGAGACTAATCGCAATGCATTTCAAGGATATCGCTCCGCAAGGTGAAGGGAAACAGTTGGAAGATGTAGTCTGGGGAACGGGTATTTTGAATGTGAAAGGAATACTGGAAGAGTTAAAACAACAAGATTTCAAAGGGTATTTCACTATTGAATACGAAGCTAACTGGGAAAATAACCTGCCCGAAATCAAACAATCGATTGATTACTTCAATCAGACTACCGAAGAGATATTATAAACTTTTATGATTATCCGCAGTTATTCCTAAAGAATTTAGCGGGAAAAAGTTATAAATAAGTTTCAAAAATACTTGCACAATTCACTGATATTCATTATATTTACATCGCTAGCGATATAAAGATTCAAGCTATGAATATCCTGGATTTTGCTATAAATTACCCCGATGAGGAATCCTGTCGGAAAAAATTCAAAGAACAAAGAGACCAAATGGGAGTAACCTGTCGTCATTGTAA of the Petrimonas mucosa genome contains:
- a CDS encoding sugar phosphate isomerase/epimerase family protein, yielding MKINKLLFFLLACCLSACTVPSRKETKAEKQGWRLSMQSYTFHLFTAVEALDKTQQLGLHYIEIYPGQKMGEGFGDAIFGYDLTPEQQEQLKEVAKSKDIKIVSSGVWTSSREEWEKVFSFAKNMEMEFISAEPSREDWDVVENLAGKYGIKLAAHNHPNENSYWKPEILLDYIGNRGTLLGSSADVGHFKRMGIDPVPALQQLQGRLIAMHFKDIAPQGEGKQLEDVVWGTGILNVKGILEELKQQDFKGYFTIEYEANWENNLPEIKQSIDYFNQTTEEIL